A window from Solanum stenotomum isolate F172 chromosome 5, ASM1918654v1, whole genome shotgun sequence encodes these proteins:
- the LOC125864243 gene encoding peroxidase 44-like — protein MDKKILFLFFFCITLHLATIVSAQLQVGFYNTKARCPAAETIVRDTVRTRFSSDRTITAALLRMYFHDCFVRGCDASLLIDSKNTKNKKSEKDAGANGSVRGYELIDQIKSKLEATCPNTVSCADIIALATRDAVALAGGPGYSIPTGRRDGLVSDPSQVNLPGPSITVPQAIQIFQSKGFNVNEMVSLLGGHTVGITHCSFIQEDRLSRADGSMDTKLFTSLKKTCSANGGSPVFLDQNTSFVVDNSFYKQLKLKKGILKIDQLLESDGSTAGIVTNFASNPKAFQQAFANALIKLGNTQVLVGKSGEVRKNCRAFNPPPKITKK, from the exons atggacaagaagatattatttttgtttttcttctgtATTACTCTGCACTTAGCAACAATCGTATCTGCTCAACTTCAAGTTGGTTTCTACAATACTAAAGCTAGATGTCCAGCAGCAGAAACCATAGTTCGAGATACGGTGCGAACCCGGTTTTCATCGGATCGTACCATCACAGCAGCATTGCTGAGAATGTATTTTCATGACTGCTTCGTGAGG GGTTGTGATGCATCGTTGTTGATAGACTCCAAAAACACGAAGAATAAAAAGTCAGAAAAAGATGCAGGTGCAAATGGATCTGTAAGAGGATACGAGTTGATTGATCAAATAAAGAGTAAATTAGAAGCTACATGTCCTAATACAGTGTCCTGTGCAGACATCATTGCATTAGCTACTCGAGATGCAGTTGCATTAGCTGGAGGACCGGGCTATAGTATACCCACTGGCAGGCGCGATGGGCTAGTATCAGACCCATCACAAGTGAACCTGCCAGGCCCTAGTATAACAGTGCCACAAGCAATTCAAATTTTTCAAAGCAAAGGATTTAATGTGAATGAAATGGTGTCGCTTTTAGGTGGCCACACAGTGGGAATTACACATTGTAGTTTTATTCAAGAGGATAGGCTATCGAGGGCGGATGGAAGCATGGATACCAAATTGTTTACTAGTCTTAAAAAGACGTGTAGTGCTAATGGTGGCTCGCCTGTGTTCTTGGATCAAAACACTTCATTTGTCGTTGATAACTCTTTTTACAAACAACTGAAATTGAAGAAAGGAATATTGAAGATTGATCAGTTACTTGAATCAGATGGATCAACTGCTGGGATTGTGACGAATTTTGCTTCTAATCCAAAAGCCTTCCAACAGGCTTTCGCGAATGCATTGATCAAGTTAGGTAACACTCAAGTTCTTGTGGGGAAATCAGGTGAAGTCAGAAAAAATTGTCGAGCATTTAATCCTCCTCCCAAAATCACGAAAAAATGA